In one window of Bizionia sp. M204 DNA:
- the uvrA gene encoding excinuclease ABC subunit UvrA gives MNTNISEVNPKENIIIKGAKLHNLKNIDVVIPRNKLVVITGLSGSGKSSLAFDTLYAEGQRRYVESLSSYARQFLGRLNKPKVDYIKGIAPAIAIEQKVNSTNPRSTVGTTTEIYDYLKLLFARIGKTYSPKSGKEVKKDTVADVLNHIKAFPEGEKLLLLAPIFLEKDRTLADKLKVLNQQGYARIKVNDSVVRIDEAFDINEKPENIYLVVDRVITKNEEDFYNRLADAIETAFFEGKGNCYIESLSTNTQEHFSNKFELDGIDFLEPNVHLFSFNNPYGACPTCEGYGDVIGIDEDLVIPNTGLSIYESAVFAWRGDSMSWYKDQLVNNSHKFDFPIHKPYYDLTPDQKQLVWDGNEYFEGLNSFFAELESKAYKIQNRVMLSRYRGKTKCKTCKGKRLRPEADFVKISNATITDLVDMPLDSLADFFKNLELNAHDTQIAKRLLKEINNRLSFLDNVGLSYLTLNRKSNTLSGGESQRINLATSLGSSLVGSMYILDEPSIGLHPKDTERLIDVLKALRDLGNTVIVVEHDEDIMQAADEIIDIGPEAGTFGGNVVATGTFQDILKSSSLTAQYLNGDLEIKIPEKRRTSKYAVEIIGAKENNLKNIDVTLPLGMLTVVTGVSGSGKSTLIKKIVYPALQKKITDFGDKPGQFSELKGNFNNVKHIEFVDQNPIGRSSRSNPVTYIKAYDDIRALFASQKLSNIRNYQPKHFSFNVDGGRCETCKGEGEVTIEMQFMADVHLTCETCNGKRFKKEVLEVLFEGKSIDDILNLTIDDAIDFFTKTEQKKIQTKLQPLQDVGLGYVTLGQSSSTLSGGEAQRIKLATFLGKGSKSDQALFIFDEPTTGLHFHDIQKLLKSFYALIEKGHSIIVIEHNLELIKCADYIIDLGPEGGERGGYLIAEGTPEELVKNKKSITGKYLKEKL, from the coding sequence ATGAATACTAATATTTCCGAAGTCAACCCTAAAGAAAACATCATCATTAAGGGTGCTAAACTGCACAATTTAAAAAATATTGATGTCGTTATTCCTCGGAATAAATTGGTGGTAATTACAGGATTATCAGGATCCGGTAAATCAAGTTTAGCTTTTGATACACTTTATGCCGAAGGGCAAAGACGTTATGTAGAAAGCTTATCTAGTTATGCCAGACAGTTTTTGGGTCGTTTAAATAAGCCGAAAGTAGACTATATTAAAGGTATTGCGCCAGCTATTGCCATAGAGCAGAAAGTAAATTCTACCAATCCTCGCTCTACTGTTGGAACAACAACGGAAATTTATGATTATTTAAAATTACTGTTTGCTAGAATTGGTAAAACCTATTCGCCTAAATCTGGTAAAGAGGTTAAAAAAGATACCGTTGCTGATGTTTTAAACCATATTAAAGCCTTTCCTGAAGGTGAAAAACTCCTCCTTCTCGCTCCTATTTTTTTGGAAAAAGACAGAACATTAGCCGATAAATTAAAAGTACTTAATCAACAAGGTTACGCCAGAATTAAAGTGAATGACTCTGTGGTGAGAATTGATGAGGCTTTTGATATAAATGAAAAACCGGAAAATATCTATTTGGTTGTAGATCGTGTCATTACCAAAAACGAAGAAGATTTTTACAACCGGTTAGCTGATGCTATTGAAACGGCCTTTTTTGAAGGAAAAGGGAATTGTTATATTGAATCACTTTCCACAAATACACAAGAACATTTTAGTAATAAATTTGAATTAGATGGTATTGATTTTTTAGAACCAAATGTTCATTTATTTAGTTTCAATAATCCGTATGGTGCTTGTCCAACCTGTGAGGGTTATGGCGATGTAATTGGAATTGATGAAGATTTGGTTATTCCAAATACGGGTTTATCCATTTATGAAAGCGCTGTATTTGCATGGCGCGGTGATAGTATGAGTTGGTATAAAGATCAGCTGGTTAATAATTCGCACAAATTCGATTTCCCTATACATAAACCTTATTATGATTTAACGCCTGACCAAAAACAATTAGTTTGGGATGGTAATGAATATTTTGAAGGCTTAAATAGCTTTTTTGCCGAATTAGAATCCAAAGCCTACAAAATTCAAAATCGGGTAATGCTTTCTAGATATCGTGGAAAAACAAAGTGTAAAACCTGTAAAGGAAAACGTTTACGTCCTGAAGCGGATTTTGTAAAAATTAGCAATGCCACCATTACCGATTTGGTAGACATGCCTTTGGATTCGTTAGCCGATTTCTTTAAAAACCTCGAATTAAATGCGCACGATACTCAAATAGCAAAGCGTTTATTAAAAGAAATAAACAACCGATTAAGTTTTTTGGATAATGTGGGCTTAAGTTATTTAACCCTCAACCGAAAATCCAATACACTTTCGGGTGGTGAAAGTCAGCGAATTAATTTAGCTACCAGTTTAGGAAGTAGTTTGGTTGGTTCCATGTACATTTTAGATGAGCCTAGTATTGGTTTACACCCAAAAGATACCGAACGTTTAATTGATGTTTTAAAAGCTTTGCGCGATTTAGGTAATACCGTAATTGTAGTAGAACATGATGAAGATATCATGCAAGCTGCAGATGAAATTATAGATATTGGCCCTGAAGCCGGCACATTTGGTGGTAACGTGGTTGCCACTGGAACGTTTCAGGATATTTTAAAATCGTCGTCTTTAACGGCGCAATATTTAAATGGTGATTTGGAAATTAAAATTCCTGAAAAAAGACGCACGTCTAAATATGCGGTTGAAATTATTGGCGCCAAAGAAAACAATTTAAAAAACATTGATGTCACACTCCCGCTTGGTATGCTAACCGTTGTAACAGGCGTTTCTGGAAGTGGAAAAAGTACACTGATTAAAAAAATTGTGTATCCTGCTTTACAAAAGAAAATAACGGACTTTGGTGATAAACCAGGGCAATTTTCGGAATTAAAAGGAAATTTCAATAATGTAAAACATATTGAATTTGTAGATCAAAACCCTATAGGAAGATCGTCACGTTCAAATCCGGTGACTTACATCAAGGCTTATGATGATATTCGCGCGCTTTTTGCGAGTCAGAAATTAAGTAACATTCGGAATTACCAACCCAAGCATTTTAGTTTTAATGTAGATGGTGGTCGTTGTGAAACCTGCAAAGGTGAAGGTGAAGTGACTATTGAAATGCAATTTATGGCAGATGTGCATTTAACTTGTGAAACTTGTAATGGAAAACGCTTTAAGAAAGAAGTATTAGAAGTTCTATTTGAAGGCAAATCTATTGATGATATATTAAACCTAACTATTGATGATGCCATTGATTTTTTCACGAAGACCGAACAGAAAAAAATTCAAACAAAACTACAACCCTTACAAGATGTTGGTTTGGGTTATGTAACACTAGGGCAAAGCTCCTCTACCCTTTCTGGTGGTGAGGCTCAACGCATAAAATTAGCTACATTTTTAGGAAAAGGTAGTAAAAGTGATCAAGCCTTATTCATTTTTGATGAACCCACAACAGGTCTGCATTTTCATGATATTCAAAAATTACTAAAATCTTTTTATGCCTTAATTGAAAAAGGCCATTCCATAATTGTAATCGAACATAATCTAGAATTGATTAAATGTGCCGATTATATTATTGATTTAGGACCAGAAGGTGGTGAACGTGGTGGTTATCTTATTGCTGAAGGTACGCCAGAAGAATTAGTTAAAAATAAAAAATCTATTACGGGTAAATACCTTAAAGAAAAGCTTTAA
- a CDS encoding DUF3667 domain-containing protein → MPTTKYTCKNCEESFNEDYKFCPNCGQKSKDNITLGVLFSNTISNYFSVDARFFKSFIPLMFKPGYLAQRFLEGKRLLYLHPAQLYLFMSVVFFFLFSFVANEQAETIDTSMEKSFDQAKVVVDSLTLKPVDSLQLENYMKPYLEKHEKMGISNKELKNLDSIINKGESTKPVFNFGFNQTEIDSLIRVGASNETIYKHMGLEEDAGYLKKRSYEQALKFFKTKSGGSILKRFYDTLPFAMFFLLPIFALLLKLFYFKKGTYAIHLVFSFYFFAYLFTVFSILLLCNFIWEGFPGWLTFLVMLSTFIYLFIALKRFYKQGWFLSFIKCNVIVFIFFTLLFPITFFLGFFAFLYY, encoded by the coding sequence ATGCCAACTACAAAATACACCTGTAAAAACTGTGAAGAATCTTTTAATGAGGACTATAAGTTCTGTCCAAATTGTGGGCAAAAATCTAAAGATAACATTACGTTAGGTGTACTATTTAGCAATACTATAAGTAACTACTTTTCAGTAGATGCTAGATTCTTTAAAAGTTTTATCCCCTTAATGTTTAAACCGGGCTATTTAGCCCAACGTTTTTTGGAAGGCAAACGACTGCTGTATTTACATCCGGCACAATTGTATTTGTTTATGTCGGTTGTATTTTTCTTCTTGTTCTCATTTGTTGCTAATGAACAAGCAGAAACCATTGATACATCTATGGAGAAAAGTTTTGATCAAGCTAAAGTGGTAGTGGATTCTTTAACATTAAAACCTGTAGATTCTTTACAACTTGAAAATTATATGAAACCCTATTTAGAAAAACATGAAAAAATGGGCATTTCAAATAAAGAACTTAAAAATTTAGATTCTATTATAAACAAAGGAGAGAGCACAAAGCCAGTGTTTAATTTTGGTTTTAATCAAACAGAAATTGATTCATTAATTAGAGTAGGCGCATCCAATGAAACCATTTATAAGCACATGGGACTAGAGGAAGATGCTGGATATTTAAAAAAACGTTCTTATGAGCAAGCGCTCAAGTTTTTTAAAACTAAAAGTGGTGGTTCTATATTAAAACGCTTTTATGATACGCTTCCGTTTGCTATGTTTTTCCTACTGCCAATTTTTGCACTCTTACTTAAACTTTTCTATTTTAAAAAAGGCACGTACGCTATTCACTTGGTTTTTAGTTTTTACTTCTTTGCGTATTTGTTCACGGTGTTTAGTATTCTTTTACTTTGTAATTTTATTTGGGAAGGATTCCCTGGTTGGTTGACCTTTTTGGTTATGTTATCCACATTTATATACCTTTTTATTGCATTAAAGCGGTTTTATAAGCAAGGGTGGTTTTTGAGTTTTATAAAGTGTAACGTAATTGTTTTTATATTTTTCACTTTATTATTTCCAATAACTTTTTTCTTGGGGTTTTTTGCTTTTTTGTATTATTAA